The DNA window CGATTTTACTGACTACCGCACCATCAACAAAGAATTTATCGAACGCTTCAACGCCACTCTGACGGAAATGTTTGACCCGAACGTACCGTTCACACAGGCCGTGGACGATTCCGCATGCAAGTTCTGCGGATTCAAGCCAATCTGCCGGAAACACTGAGCGATACACATATTATAATATACGTAAACCATTTCCGCGACACAACGATGAAACTCTATATCCACGTCCCATTCTGCCATTCGAAATGCGCCTATTGCGATTTCTACTCCACCCCCCGAAAGGAATGGATGGAAGCTTACACCGATGCGCTTATCAATGAATGGCGCGTCCGCTCTGAGACGTTTGACGAGGGTATCGACACTCTCTATTTCGGCGGAGGGACACCGTCGTCGCTCCCCCATGCCCTGCTCAAACGCATAATCGACGCACTCGACCTTGACACACGTCTGCTCCGTGAGGCGACCATCGAAGCCAATCCTGAGGACGTAAGCATGGAATGGGTGCGGTTTATCGTCAATGAGACACCGCTGCGACGCGTCAGCATGGGAATCCAGTCATTTGACGACTCGGAACTGCACACAGTGGGCCGACGGCATACCGCCGCGCGGGCTATCGAAGCAACCGAGACCCTCCGAGCGGAAGGAATCGCCAATATCAGCTGTGACCTCATCTACGGATTACCCGGACAGGACATGAAATCATGGAAACGGTCACTTTCAACTCTGACAGGACTCCGCCCGGAACATATCTCGGCCTATCTGCTGTCCTACGAACCCGGAACACGGCTTTTCGCCATGCTCGACAAGGGAAAAATCGAGGAAACGCCCGACGAAGTTGTCGAAGCTATGTATGCACATCTCTGCGAAGTCACGGCCAAGGAAGGCTATCTCCACTATGAAA is part of the Duncaniella dubosii genome and encodes:
- the hemW gene encoding radical SAM family heme chaperone HemW — protein: MKLYIHVPFCHSKCAYCDFYSTPRKEWMEAYTDALINEWRVRSETFDEGIDTLYFGGGTPSSLPHALLKRIIDALDLDTRLLREATIEANPEDVSMEWVRFIVNETPLRRVSMGIQSFDDSELHTVGRRHTAARAIEATETLRAEGIANISCDLIYGLPGQDMKSWKRSLSTLTGLRPEHISAYLLSYEPGTRLFAMLDKGKIEETPDEVVEAMYAHLCEVTAKEGYLHYEISNFALPGKEAIHNSSYWDGSPYIGLGPGAHSWDGTKRSANPCNLKKYIEGNGSGVNETEDETIENLFNDMLITRLRTARGISLDEISEKFGKKMAETFKEESTPMIEDGRLVLTPDHRYAIPENQWLTSNAILLELIKV